The region AAGGGCAACGACAAACAGTTTTAGCAATAAGAGATTTCAGACTTAAAACAGAGGGTTGGATTAACTTTCAGAGCAAGTCCCTTCTCATAAAAATCAGactgaattgaattaaaattcctttcctctcttttttatgaatttatcttctttcttttccttgttCTCTGAAAGCTGGTAGCCTGATAGTGTCTTATATATCTTGTAGTGTGTGTTATTAATGTTGTTTCATCGCTGTGATTCTTGATTTAGGTGCTGTCAcgactctttttcttttttaccttgTTGTAGTTTGTTGTTGATATCTTTGTCACTtacattcactaaaaaaaagaacaacatgtgTGGAGGAGAGTGAAACAATGTGCTGTTGATGGATTCTGGCCAAACCAAATTATTTGGGTAACATTCTTCCAAAGaaacagtggcaagaaaaaatgttaaaatgttgaaattgacCAGCTACTGGCCTCAGACAGCCTCAGTCACCTCCAGTGACTCAGTCTTGCTAAgtcaacagcaacagcaaattAACATCACATGTAAGAGCTGCTGAAGAGCTGTAATCCCACGACTGTGTGGGTTCTTCTGACACTGGAAATGGACAGAAGTCAGCATTTCGTACTGCGCTGTCTGCTGATCTTAGGCCAAAGCTACAGGACAGGGCAgacacccctccctcccccactcctCACTCACCTTATCCATGTGGAATATGAGGTCCAGTTCACAGACGTTTTCAAAGCATTTATCCAGCGTTTCCACAAACACCTGGAATGAAGAGGATTTAGACAGTTAAACATGTTATTTCTCaaagaaacaagaagaagaacctTCAAATGTTGTCTGAGATGATTCTATCTGAAGCCATAACAAAGCTGGACCTCCTCCCTTGTGTTGACTGATACAGTTCTTATGCATGTGCAGAAGATGCTGTTCCGTGCACCATAGTTCTCCTTTATTAATGATGAGGGATTGTGTTGACAACGATCAGAAGTCAGTGATCAGTGGGAGGACTGATCTGGGGTCAGAGAGGGATGTTGAGCCTATAGCCAGAGTTTTAACCTGGTCAGATCACTTTGGTAACTTTTATGTGTGCCGTGCCAGGTCTGTTTTACAGCGCTGGGACAGCAGCTCACTAGTTATTAAAACACTGATCAGTCTATtggtatttatcacagataatattcaatcagtaacatttatttcccaaaatgattTCTATGTAACCGTCATTCTGGGACAGAGTCAGACCTGAAAGCACTTCCTGACTAGAATGTATACATCTGCTGTATCACAGTTAACGTTTCAGAGCTCTGGATGtggtaaaataaacatatgAACTTTTCCTGCCACCATTCCTCTCTCGTGTGCTTCGCAGCTCTCCATTATGGCACTCGTTGGTCTTGACtgacatcagcagcacacaatCGGCCCATTTTGTGCAGACAAAGAGTCAAATGATGCGTCAAACACTCACTTCTATAGAAACAATCACAGAGCCTGAAGGAATCAGCTGATGAGTAAGACAGCTCATCGTCATGATGTCCGTTACCTCTCATTGCTAGTTTAGGGTTTGAGCGAGCTCAGAAAGTCTGTCAATGACTAACTTGGTTTTTATTACATCCTCCGGTGGACTTCCAGTCATTAGAGTGAGCGAGGCTGCTTAACTTTATAGGAGCGCTAAATGTTTGATGTGTGGATGAGTTACATCTCTTACATACAGTCACAGTTTCCCCACAGGACCAACAGCGATATGAGTCCAGATTTGAGCAGCGTATCAGCGCTCGACATGATGACCCAGCTTGACTGTACAGCCTGTGCAGCCTGTGTCTGTGACGTCAGTGTTTCCTTTATTAACACATGACTGTCTTATGCAAAAAGATTTCCACTGAAATCAACAGAGGACTAAGTTTCATTTCATCACCAGCATTAAAAGCAACCAGTGAGGAGGCAAAGGGTTATAAATGATTCATGTTTCCCAAACTGAATCAAATGCAGCTCAGTGAAACGGAAAGTAGCTCAAGGGATCAGCAGACTGTTTAAAGCTTGAACCATTGTGTGAGCAAACAGAGGACGATGCGGGAAAAGGGAGATGTGATTTTACTTCAGAAACCGCACATTAAATATGTCTACATAGCAATTAAATTAAGCAGAAGCTAACCTGGATCAGGTCCAGAATGCCGAGCTCACTCTCTGACGAGTCCACACAGAAGACAAAGTAGAGGGTCGCGTAGTGCCGATAAATCAGCTTGTAGTCGGAGCCTCCGATAAGACTGCAAGGgcatgaaaatgttatttcacaAGACAATTCAGGTGTTGATTTGCACTGAGTGTAACTGCGACTGAAGGAATTAAACTTGGTCAAACAAAGAGATGCGTGGTCAGTTTGGGTTTGGGTATGTAAATGAGTTGCtgggagaaataaagaaagtgGCTGGGACCAGGTCTTCTTTGGGGCTTTGCCTCCATCTAATGGTTAAATTCATGCTACTGCATCTGCACTCAGCTGCTGATCAGCTGCTCTTCTCTGCTGAGCAGTGACGCAACTGAGAAACTCCACAAAAGTGGCCCAGGGTTTCCAGTAGCTAGTCTTTAAAGATCTGTAACACTGAtctataaaaaacacaaacttaaaaGTCTCCAGATGAATGTACTCTCATGTTTAACTGTCACTCTGAGCCAGTCTTAtccttaaaaaaacacaactttagCTAATCAAGTTCAGTTGTAGCATCTTTCCTGATAGTAGTGCATCGTTCACCACAACACACCTGGAAGTCTTATTAGACATCATATAAACACATGCTTCGTTAGTCACTTGGCAAAGtgtgaaacaaagcaaacagcaacacTTGCCTCCCACCCTCCAAGAAGTTGCAGACGTTGTCGTCTCTCTTAGACACCAAATGAAAAGTCTCCCGAatgatctgctgctgcatgtCCTCTGCCTGCaagaaaacatttaacacatcacacacgTGACACAACAGTCTCCTAAGTGCCGGCCAAATGTAGTCTGTGTCCTGggtaaagtttttttttttacactgttcATTTGATTTTAGTGTTTTCTGCAGTCAGAACCCCTCACTCCCACATAACAggtaaaatatattattcagGAGCCCTGATAACCACCACACCTGGTTACTGGTGGATCAGGTTggagttttgtgttttataaatacatttcagactgttcctttaatttagagcattaaaataaattaaaattaaaaaaaaatccaactgcACTGTTGAGCCAGCTTTGTGCCCATCATGTTACACTTTAATTGAAAGATTTACCTGAACAACAATCACAAATCTGATGTACCACTACCCAACTAAGTTATCATCATTACCACCTTCACCTGTGATTATAAGCTAAACTGGACAATAATAGCAAAGTCATTTACATTAGCTACAATATATTTGCAGCAAGCATACAAGTTAAATGAGTTTTATCTTTACGAAATCATATTAGATCGGTTTAATGCTGCTTCAGCAGGTGTGAAGTGTAACACTGCTGTAAACAGAGATGTTTCAGGAGGACTATGACCCTGAAGAGAAGCTAGATTAGCTCTTTTAACTGTGTGGTTTGCTCCCGTACACCGCTGTGAGCTAGCACCAGCTACCAGAGCTAACTTAATGTCAGGCCGCACACACCAGTAAACATCTCGGTGACAAAGATTATTATGCACAAACTGGCAGAAGCTTAATCCAACTCTTTAGTTTAGCCAAACGAGAGACAGCGATAGCAAAATGCTAATGTTTTGAACAGCCACTCCATAAATACTCACAAAATACTGATAGAATCTGATCAGCCGCGGTTTCCCGTGGTTGTTAAATATCAAGATAGCTTTAATCATGTCTAGTTTTTGGAAATGAGAagttataattaaaatattttgactGTTTAGCTGACGTTAGCTTGAGTGCTTCGCGGCCTCTCAGCTGCTGGATGACTTAGTTTGTTACTTCCGGTTGTGTCTCCATGTTGAGCAGTCGACCGGTAACAAACAGCTCTAAACTTTAGTTCCGGGCAGGTCATTGAGTGCGTTTACATGCGCACTAGCACCCTGATTATGATCTCGGCTTTTGGAGTGCAGCGCTTATGTGTTGGACATGTGAGCATCATGTTCATGCTCTTGCTGGAACATTATCTGTGAGTATTCTCCTAattacagctgttttctgttttgtgacctgaagaggtaaaaaaaaaaaaaactccagcaACACCTGTAGTGTAATATTTTGTCCTTTTCAGCATTTCCAGGTGCTGGGCTGTGCTGTAAAAAGAGGGCCTCAGGTTTGGGCTCCATTTTGCTCCCAAATCCACCATCTGAAAATGTGTGATTATCACCAAAACAGAACAGTAGAATCTccaacagcagcatcatggtcattttaactgttttattcaaattatATATCTAGTGAAAGACACTTGTAATCCAGTGCCAGAATCTTGGTCCTACAAGAAAGAAGTTAACTCTTAAAATTAATTtgacacatttcatttgtcatAATCCAGTCGTGTATTATGAAACTGTAAACTGTTCAAAGGAAACTTGTTTAATTGTATCAGACGTTTGACACTTTAAGCTATAATACTGTATTTTAGATGGATGAGTATTAGAGCTGGCACTGGACTGATGAAGTTATgacacttttaaacattttcactgttgaAACCACAGTCTGTGGTTGAGGTGACACCAGAGCTCACtgagaaaacccacacacacacaacgagaaactgcagacagcagcaaAAGTCGGGGTGTGTTTGACCCAGACCTTGTTACTGTGAGGCCACAGTGTTAATCACTCTGAACATTTTGGAGCCCTAAGTGACAGCTTACGctgccaccaccacccctcTGGCTTCAGCCTCAAGGCACCCAGTCATTTTATAATTAATCACAATATGAAAACATTCACTATTTATTAGAGAAAATgcccttgaaaaaaaaaaaaaaacagggaaaaacagCTCTGCCTGCAGTTTAGTGATGCTCATAATAACTATAAAGTCTTTATCCGTTTCAGCGTGGACGAGGGTTTACACCGTTTCCCACGTGTCATGAGGAGCTCTGAGACTTTCCCCCCACATTACATAATGGTGCAGTCTTTGTGACCAAGGCACCAGCAGCTGAGGCGCCACACAGTCACTGGACCCTTTGTAAATTTGTCGGCTGCTTCGCGCTGCCTTAAAATCTCAAAGAGGTGACGTCGCTCCTGCTGTACCTTTCTTAGTCGGGATCTACGGGAGCTGGAAAATCTGATCAGCACAAAAAGGTCTTAATAAACCTGAGTCAAACATAAAGACCTCGTATTAGGCAAAAGGAATCACGGCTGTAACCAGACCAACACTCTTGTGGCAGAATTTCCACAAAAGATCATACTGTCAGGTTTAAATTGACTGTATTCTGTGAAAATTGATTACATTTGATGGTACAGCAATGAATAAAATAGGAACATATGAACCCTCCATACTTAATCGGGGTCATTGGGGTTCATGATGGAGCTGGCAGGGAGCCAACATGGACGGGCAAACCGCAATGCTTCATATCTGTTCTTCCATTCTCCAGTCCACCTCGTCTGTGT is a window of Pempheris klunzingeri isolate RE-2024b chromosome 1, fPemKlu1.hap1, whole genome shotgun sequence DNA encoding:
- the ap3s2 gene encoding AP-3 complex subunit sigma-2 is translated as MIKAILIFNNHGKPRLIRFYQYFAEDMQQQIIRETFHLVSKRDDNVCNFLEGGSLIGGSDYKLIYRHYATLYFVFCVDSSESELGILDLIQVFVETLDKCFENVCELDLIFHMDKVHYILQEVVMGGMVLETNMNEIVAQVEVQNRMEKSEGGLSAAPARAVSAVKNMNLPEIPRNINIGDINIKVPSLSPF